A genomic segment from Bacillus cereus G9842 encodes:
- a CDS encoding DUF5823 family protein yields the protein MIEILRTVVNFLISLFSGELPFVYYVWIITLFLIQITQSTLNYKLFNKKDNFSTYILEGLLAFIILLFGGILVSKLLAYIIEDPTISMTNLTHYFVSLIILTIFVVITCVKDFIETSIKNKNISLFSFLVISLITSILSFKFLSPFIEGSFSLSKSFITTLIILVTVSIPLLISLEEKYADEKEKETENL from the coding sequence ATGATTGAAATTTTAAGGACAGTAGTAAACTTTCTAATTTCTCTATTCTCAGGAGAATTACCATTTGTATATTATGTATGGATTATTACCCTATTCCTAATTCAAATAACCCAATCTACTCTAAACTATAAACTCTTTAACAAGAAAGACAATTTCAGCACTTATATATTGGAAGGATTACTTGCTTTTATTATTTTATTGTTTGGAGGAATATTAGTATCTAAGTTACTTGCTTACATAATAGAAGACCCTACTATTAGTATGACGAATTTAACACATTATTTTGTTTCTCTTATCATATTAACTATATTTGTCGTAATAACCTGTGTTAAAGACTTTATAGAGACATCTATAAAGAATAAAAATATATCTCTTTTTAGCTTTTTAGTAATTTCCTTAATAACAAGTATACTTTCATTCAAGTTTTTATCACCTTTCATTGAAGGTTCTTTTTCTCTTTCTAAATCTTTTATAACTACTTTAATCATTCTAGTAACTGTATCCATTCCTCTATTAATTTCTTTAGAGGAAAAATATGCAGATGAAAAGGAAAAGGAAACGGAAAATTTATAG
- a CDS encoding DMT family transporter, with protein MLYITIAILAGVSIVVARIINANLAKEIGNWEGTFFNYITGLFFSMLFLIFSSDSLYIPIHTLQSIPIAVYLGGLVGVIVISLSNYITPKISAFYLTLLIFIGQLFAGTIIDFFLTNELSIGKVIGGIFVLIGLTYNLLIDRPIKTVKHNQVQL; from the coding sequence ATGTTATATATTACGATCGCTATTTTAGCTGGTGTTTCTATCGTCGTTGCTAGAATTATTAACGCGAATTTAGCAAAGGAAATTGGAAACTGGGAAGGCACGTTTTTCAATTATATTACTGGATTATTTTTCTCTATGTTATTTTTAATTTTCAGTTCAGATTCATTGTATATCCCTATTCATACGTTGCAATCTATTCCTATCGCCGTGTACTTAGGCGGATTAGTAGGCGTTATCGTTATTTCATTATCCAACTATATTACTCCTAAAATATCAGCCTTTTATTTAACATTACTCATCTTTATCGGACAATTATTTGCGGGGACTATTATTGATTTCTTCCTGACAAATGAACTCTCTATCGGTAAAGTTATCGGTGGCATTTTCGTATTAATTGGGCTCACTTACAATTTACTCATAGATCGCCCGATAAAAACTGTGAAGCATAACCAAGTTCAACTATAA
- a CDS encoding hemolysin XhlA family protein: MEDVYAKIDSLKAEQKEIMRDIRNLETRTTINEKDIATINKQLEKISTNTTWILRIIISTIIMSVLGLILKGMI, encoded by the coding sequence ATGGAAGATGTTTACGCTAAAATTGACAGTCTCAAGGCGGAGCAAAAAGAAATTATGCGAGACATTCGAAATTTAGAAACGCGTACCACTATTAATGAGAAAGACATAGCAACAATCAATAAGCAATTAGAAAAAATAAGTACAAACACAACTTGGATTTTGCGAATTATTATTAGTACGATAATAATGTCAGTTTTAGGATTGATATTAAAAGGAATGATTTAG
- the aiiA gene encoding quorum-quenching N-acyl homoserine lactonase AiiA produces MTVKKLYFIPAGRCMLDHSSVNSTLTPGNLLNLPVWCYLLETEEGPILVDTGMPEIAVNNEGLFNGTFVEGQILPKMTEEDRIITILKRAGYEPDDLLYIISSHLHFDHAGGNGAFSNTPIIIQRAEYEAAQYREEYLKECILPHLNYKIIEGDYEVVPGVRLLYTPGHSPGHQSLLIETEKSGPILLTIDASYTKENFEDEVPFAGFDSELALSSIKRLKEVVAKEKPIIFFGHDIEQEKGCKVFPEYI; encoded by the coding sequence ATGACAGTAAAAAAGCTTTATTTCATCCCAGCAGGTCGTTGTATGTTAGACCATTCTTCTGTTAATAGTACGCTCACACCGGGAAATTTATTGAACTTACCTGTATGGTGTTATCTTTTGGAGACGGAAGAAGGGCCTATTTTAGTAGATACAGGTATGCCAGAAATTGCGGTTAATAATGAAGGTCTTTTTAACGGTACATTTGTTGAAGGACAGATTTTACCGAAAATGACTGAAGAAGATAGAATCATAACTATTTTAAAGCGTGCAGGGTATGAGCCAGATGATCTCCTATATATTATTAGTTCACATTTGCATTTTGATCATGCGGGAGGAAATGGTGCTTTTTCGAATACGCCAATCATTATACAGCGTGCTGAATATGAGGCGGCGCAATATAGAGAAGAATATTTGAAAGAGTGTATATTGCCGCATTTGAACTACAAAATTATTGAAGGGGATTATGAAGTGGTACCTGGTGTTCGGTTATTGTATACACCAGGACATTCGCCAGGGCATCAGTCACTGTTAATTGAGACAGAAAAATCCGGTCCGATATTATTAACGATTGATGCATCTTATACGAAAGAGAATTTTGAAGATGAAGTGCCGTTTGCAGGATTTGATTCAGAATTAGCTTTATCTTCAATTAAACGTTTAAAAGAAGTTGTGGCGAAAGAGAAACCAATTATTTTCTTTGGTCATGATATAGAGCAGGAAAAGGGATGTAAAGTGTTCCCGGAGTATATATAG
- a CDS encoding multidrug effflux MFS transporter yields MKKVSVPSLLLMIVLVAFPQISETIYTPSLPDISKALQVSNNEVQLTLSVYFAGFALGVFFIGWLSDIIGRRRAMLLGIVVYGVGSFLCFIANSIEVLLLSRFIQAFGASAGSVVTQTILRESVDGHKRHVMFAQISAVIAFTPAIGPLVGGFLDQMFGFKIVFLSLVVMSVGIFLYTFVSLPETKTDSVTNKINVFSVLKRLITNPKVVTYGLLIGGANGVLFSYYAEAPFIFIEYFQLSPSTYGFLGIVVASASIVGAKVSKRLLVTYKPEKIIYIGCLVMTGGAVVLSIITSVGSNPNIIYMIGFLVAMFILLLGIGVALPNCLSLALVDFQDVIGTAGALFSLGYYIIVTVTILGMSQLHTGSLLVMPLYFLVIVVIMMVFTKVFILGKQTSKAI; encoded by the coding sequence ATGAAAAAAGTCTCAGTACCATCACTTTTGTTAATGATTGTTCTTGTCGCATTTCCGCAAATTAGTGAAACGATTTACACACCATCTTTACCAGACATTTCAAAGGCATTACAGGTAAGTAATAATGAGGTGCAGTTAACACTTAGTGTGTATTTTGCTGGATTTGCGTTAGGTGTATTTTTTATTGGCTGGTTATCAGATATAATTGGTCGTCGCCGGGCGATGTTACTTGGAATTGTCGTATATGGCGTTGGGAGTTTCTTGTGCTTTATTGCAAATTCCATTGAAGTTTTATTGCTAAGTCGTTTTATTCAAGCGTTTGGAGCAAGTGCAGGATCCGTGGTTACACAAACGATTCTTCGGGAAAGTGTAGATGGGCATAAACGCCATGTTATGTTTGCTCAAATTTCGGCAGTCATTGCTTTTACACCAGCGATAGGCCCGCTAGTTGGGGGCTTTCTTGATCAAATGTTTGGATTTAAAATAGTATTTTTAAGTTTAGTTGTTATGAGTGTCGGGATTTTTCTGTATACGTTTGTTTCTCTTCCAGAAACAAAAACAGACTCAGTGACAAATAAAATAAATGTCTTTTCAGTATTGAAAAGATTAATTACAAATCCGAAAGTAGTAACATATGGGCTATTAATTGGAGGAGCAAATGGTGTTTTATTTAGCTATTATGCAGAAGCACCGTTTATCTTTATCGAATACTTTCAGTTATCACCCAGTACGTATGGATTTTTAGGAATTGTTGTTGCGTCTGCTTCTATTGTTGGAGCGAAAGTTTCAAAACGTTTACTGGTTACTTATAAGCCAGAGAAAATTATATATATCGGTTGTCTTGTAATGACAGGTGGAGCAGTCGTTTTATCTATTATTACTTCAGTTGGATCAAATCCAAATATAATATATATGATTGGATTTTTAGTAGCGATGTTTATATTGCTATTAGGAATTGGAGTAGCGTTACCTAATTGTTTAAGTTTAGCATTAGTAGATTTTCAAGATGTTATTGGTACAGCTGGTGCATTGTTTAGCTTAGGGTACTATATAATTGTAACGGTGACAATTTTGGGAATGAGTCAGCTGCATACAGGCTCGTTACTGGTGATGCCACTTTATTTTCTGGTTATTGTAGTTATTATGATGGTGTTTACTAAAGTGTTTATTTTAGGTAAACAAACTTCAAAAGCAATTTAA
- a CDS encoding zinc-binding alcohol dehydrogenase family protein — protein MKAIGLHEYLPIEEENSLINIEVERPVATGRDILVKINAISVNPVDTKVRSPKDKKEDIAKILGWDASGIVVQTGEGCTLFKEGDEVFYAGSITRQGTYSEYHLVDERIVGKKPKTLNDAESAAIPLTAITAWEGLFERLGIDHTKKDTNSFKNILIIGGAGGVGSIAIQLAKWAGLNVIATASRGETIDWVKKLGADHTIDHHAPLKEQLQSLGFSDVDYIFCLNNTDQHWQAICDLIKPQGKICSIVENEHPLEMGILKSKSATLVWEFMFTKAMYETGDMITQHELLNKVSELLDEGILKTTLNETLTPINAENLKKAHALLESGRTIGKIVLEKF, from the coding sequence ATGAAAGCAATTGGTTTACATGAATACTTACCTATTGAAGAAGAAAACAGTTTAATTAATATTGAAGTTGAAAGACCTGTTGCTACAGGAAGAGATATACTCGTTAAAATTAACGCAATTTCCGTTAATCCAGTTGATACAAAAGTTCGCTCTCCGAAAGATAAAAAAGAAGATATAGCAAAAATACTCGGCTGGGATGCGAGTGGTATTGTCGTACAAACGGGCGAAGGTTGTACGTTATTTAAAGAAGGCGACGAAGTGTTTTACGCTGGAAGCATTACGAGACAAGGTACATATAGTGAATATCATTTAGTTGATGAAAGAATCGTTGGTAAGAAACCAAAAACGTTAAATGATGCTGAATCTGCCGCAATTCCTTTAACAGCGATTACAGCTTGGGAAGGTTTATTTGAACGTTTAGGCATTGATCATACTAAAAAAGATACGAACTCATTTAAAAACATTTTAATTATCGGCGGAGCTGGTGGTGTCGGTTCAATTGCAATTCAACTGGCGAAATGGGCTGGACTAAATGTAATTGCAACTGCTTCCCGCGGCGAAACGATAGACTGGGTTAAAAAGCTTGGAGCTGACCATACAATTGACCATCATGCCCCTTTAAAAGAGCAATTACAAAGCCTTGGATTCAGCGATGTAGATTATATTTTCTGCTTAAACAATACAGATCAACATTGGCAAGCAATATGTGACCTTATTAAACCACAAGGCAAAATTTGCTCTATCGTAGAAAATGAACACCCTCTTGAAATGGGTATTTTAAAAAGTAAAAGTGCTACACTCGTTTGGGAGTTTATGTTTACAAAAGCAATGTATGAAACTGGCGATATGATTACGCAGCACGAACTATTAAATAAAGTAAGCGAACTACTAGATGAAGGCATTTTAAAGACTACCTTAAATGAAACATTAACACCGATTAACGCTGAAAACTTAAAGAAGGCACATGCACTACTTGAAAGTGGACGTACCATCGGGAAAATCGTATTAGAGAAATTTTAA
- a CDS encoding amino acid permease, translated as MANKELKRGLEARHIQMIALGGTIGVGLFMGSASTIKWTGPSVMLAYAIAGIFIFFIMRAMGEMLYMEPSTGSFATFGHKYIHPLAGYMTAWSNWFQWVIVGMSEIIAVGAYMQYWFPDLPAWIPGIIAMVILGAANLISVKSFGEFEFWFAMIKIVTILLMIIAGFGLIFFGIGNGGEAIGISNLWSNGGFFTGGFSGFFFALSLVVGAYQGVELIGITAGEAKNPKKTLTRAIQSTIWRILIFYIGAIFVIVTVYPWDQLSTIGSPFVATFAKVGITAAAGLINFVVITAAMSGCNSGIYSAGRMLYTLGINGQAPKYFTKLSGNGVPLFGTVGVIIGLAVGVVLSYIAPKNLFVYVYSASVLPGMVPWFVILISQIRFRKEKGAEMKDHPFKMPFAPVTNYLTIAFLIMVLIGMWFNDDTRISLVVGIIFLAIVTISFYAFGIGKRAPLDVQNNKEISSK; from the coding sequence GTGGCAAACAAAGAATTGAAAAGAGGTTTAGAAGCACGTCATATTCAAATGATTGCTTTAGGCGGAACGATTGGTGTTGGTTTGTTTATGGGGTCAGCCAGCACAATTAAATGGACAGGTCCGTCAGTAATGCTTGCTTATGCAATTGCAGGTATTTTTATCTTCTTCATTATGCGTGCCATGGGAGAAATGTTGTATATGGAGCCAAGTACAGGCTCATTTGCGACATTCGGTCATAAGTATATTCATCCGCTAGCTGGTTATATGACAGCGTGGAGTAACTGGTTCCAGTGGGTTATCGTTGGGATGTCAGAAATTATCGCGGTTGGAGCGTATATGCAATATTGGTTCCCGGATTTACCAGCTTGGATACCAGGTATAATTGCCATGGTCATTCTTGGTGCAGCTAACTTAATTTCTGTTAAGTCATTTGGTGAATTTGAATTTTGGTTCGCGATGATTAAAATTGTTACGATTCTATTAATGATTATTGCGGGATTTGGTCTTATTTTCTTCGGAATTGGTAACGGTGGAGAAGCGATTGGTATATCTAATCTTTGGTCAAATGGCGGTTTCTTTACAGGTGGTTTTTCAGGATTCTTCTTTGCATTATCACTTGTAGTTGGAGCATATCAAGGTGTGGAATTAATCGGGATTACTGCTGGTGAAGCGAAAAATCCGAAGAAGACACTTACAAGAGCAATTCAAAGTACAATTTGGCGTATTTTAATATTCTATATTGGTGCTATTTTCGTTATTGTAACTGTGTATCCGTGGGATCAATTAAGTACAATTGGTAGCCCGTTCGTAGCGACTTTTGCGAAAGTTGGTATTACGGCAGCAGCTGGACTTATTAACTTCGTTGTAATTACAGCGGCAATGTCTGGTTGTAATAGTGGTATTTATAGTGCTGGACGTATGCTTTATACGTTAGGGATAAATGGACAAGCACCAAAATATTTCACAAAACTCTCTGGAAATGGTGTACCTTTATTTGGTACAGTTGGCGTAATTATCGGTTTAGCGGTTGGTGTTGTATTAAGCTATATTGCACCGAAAAACTTATTCGTATATGTATATAGTGCGAGCGTACTTCCTGGTATGGTACCATGGTTCGTCATTTTAATTAGTCAAATTCGTTTTAGAAAAGAAAAGGGAGCAGAGATGAAAGATCATCCGTTCAAAATGCCATTTGCTCCTGTAACAAACTATTTAACGATTGCCTTTTTAATTATGGTATTAATCGGAATGTGGTTTAACGATGATACTCGTATTTCACTAGTTGTAGGTATTATTTTCTTAGCTATCGTTACAATTAGTTTCTATGCTTTTGGAATAGGGAAGCGAGCTCCGTTAGACGTTCAAAACAATAAAGAGATTTCAAGTAAATAA